Proteins encoded in a region of the Acidobacteriota bacterium genome:
- a CDS encoding DUF4126 domain-containing protein → MPQALNVYGTVAALGLVSRAGLVVLPGDLGIVQSWWVIGACLAMFVIEFVADKVPLVDLVWNVLQTFVRVPVAGLLAYGALPQLDPGWQLAAGAAGSALALLAHSGKTTMRAAVSASPEPASNIGLSLAEDGAALILVWFATQYPYVAAAMVLVMLVTLTFVVRWIFRRLRKLAGPRVA, encoded by the coding sequence TTGCCGCAGGCCCTGAACGTGTACGGCACCGTTGCGGCGCTCGGGTTGGTGTCGCGCGCCGGGCTTGTGGTGCTGCCCGGTGACCTGGGCATTGTCCAGAGTTGGTGGGTGATCGGCGCCTGCCTCGCGATGTTTGTCATCGAGTTCGTGGCGGACAAAGTGCCGCTGGTCGATTTGGTCTGGAATGTCCTCCAGACATTCGTTCGCGTGCCAGTCGCGGGTTTGCTGGCCTATGGCGCGTTGCCGCAGCTCGACCCGGGTTGGCAACTGGCGGCCGGCGCTGCGGGCTCCGCGCTCGCGCTTCTGGCGCATTCGGGAAAAACCACGATGCGAGCGGCGGTCAGCGCATCACCGGAGCCGGCGTCAAACATCGGCTTGAGCCTCGCCGAAGATGGCGCAGCACTGATCCTCGTGTGGTTCGCCACGCAGTATCCCTATGTGGCGGCTGCGATGGTGCTGGTGATGCTTGTCACGCTCACGTTTGTCGTGCGCTGGATTTTCCGTCGGCTCAGGAAACTGGCCGGTCCACGGGTCGCCTAA
- a CDS encoding HEAT repeat domain-containing protein, whose product MTRTRIGLLLAIVALGGCGGAREAVQLPGTAANQRPPLAEVDIVDIALLVKLEDTRQFDEVALARLLQSKHPEVKRRAVVAVGRIADPRGGVLLQPLRRDENPEIVATVAFATGQLKDPAGVAWLAQMLLANPNTGVAFEAARGLGKIRTPEAWKALAQYLTNATRGAATEGVVGEALLSMGRYTTREDLAPIVKWTTPTTSPEVRWRAAWALFRPRNPAAVPHLLKLSEDASPDVRFWAMRGLALPPAPTSTPPPGTAPPVEPAAVVVDRAATAARLRAGTKDTDRRVRTEALRALDGYDDEESFGVVLAALEDPDTWLSVSAAELLGRHKGRVGQVAPRLAAATASSKPAALRLTAFTPLTQLAPPLALDAAATLLRDPSLAIRTSATQALRRMGPIGQQFLDQLATDPTMKDLLIPAAPAGGGRQGGAAAPAQPVPARTDADYRAIVERWIVPAYNGAPAPRAVWTTPKGEIELELYPGESPLGMEEFVRLTESGAIVGTVFSRVVPNFVAQQATIRGANRLRDEVSRLGLTRGNLAWASSGLDTGRAGYTLGSTPQPHNEGDFTALGRVVRGMDVVDHLDMGDAVTAARMVR is encoded by the coding sequence ATGACACGAACTCGAATCGGCCTGCTTCTCGCCATCGTCGCGCTCGGGGGGTGCGGCGGTGCACGCGAGGCAGTCCAACTGCCGGGCACGGCTGCGAACCAGCGGCCGCCTCTGGCAGAGGTGGACATCGTTGATATCGCGCTGCTGGTGAAGCTCGAAGACACACGGCAGTTTGACGAAGTGGCGCTGGCACGGCTTCTTCAGTCGAAACATCCCGAGGTCAAACGCCGGGCCGTGGTGGCCGTTGGCCGCATCGCCGACCCGCGTGGAGGGGTGTTGCTCCAACCGCTGCGGCGTGACGAGAACCCGGAAATCGTCGCAACCGTCGCCTTCGCGACCGGGCAACTGAAGGACCCTGCGGGTGTCGCCTGGCTGGCACAGATGCTTCTGGCCAACCCCAACACGGGCGTGGCGTTTGAGGCCGCGCGGGGTCTCGGCAAGATCAGGACGCCAGAAGCCTGGAAGGCGCTGGCCCAGTATCTGACCAACGCCACCCGTGGGGCTGCCACAGAGGGGGTGGTGGGTGAGGCGCTCCTGTCGATGGGGCGTTATACAACTCGCGAAGACCTCGCGCCGATCGTCAAGTGGACGACTCCGACGACGAGCCCCGAAGTCCGGTGGCGCGCCGCATGGGCCCTGTTCCGCCCGCGCAATCCAGCCGCCGTGCCGCACCTGCTGAAACTCAGTGAGGATGCGTCACCTGACGTCAGATTCTGGGCTATGCGCGGACTGGCTCTGCCGCCTGCGCCAACGTCGACGCCGCCACCGGGAACGGCACCGCCCGTCGAGCCAGCCGCTGTCGTCGTCGATCGCGCGGCGACCGCAGCACGACTGCGCGCCGGCACGAAAGACACTGACCGGCGCGTGCGCACTGAAGCCCTGCGCGCGCTCGACGGGTACGACGATGAGGAGTCGTTTGGTGTGGTGTTGGCCGCGCTCGAAGACCCGGATACGTGGCTGTCAGTATCGGCCGCCGAACTTCTCGGCCGACACAAGGGTCGCGTGGGCCAGGTAGCGCCGCGCCTGGCCGCCGCGACGGCGTCGTCGAAGCCCGCCGCGCTGCGCCTCACGGCGTTCACGCCGCTCACACAGCTCGCGCCGCCGTTGGCGCTCGACGCCGCCGCCACGCTGTTGCGCGACCCGAGTCTGGCGATTCGCACATCAGCCACCCAGGCGCTGCGGCGCATGGGCCCGATCGGCCAGCAGTTCCTGGACCAGTTGGCCACCGACCCGACCATGAAGGACCTGCTCATCCCGGCTGCCCCGGCGGGCGGCGGACGTCAGGGCGGTGCAGCTGCGCCGGCACAACCGGTGCCTGCGCGCACCGATGCCGACTATCGCGCCATTGTCGAACGCTGGATTGTGCCTGCGTACAACGGCGCTCCCGCGCCCCGCGCGGTGTGGACCACGCCGAAGGGTGAAATCGAGCTGGAGCTCTACCCCGGCGAATCGCCGCTCGGCATGGAGGAGTTTGTCCGCCTCACCGAGTCAGGCGCCATTGTCGGCACGGTGTTCAGTCGTGTGGTGCCGAACTTTGTGGCGCAGCAGGCCACCATTCGCGGCGCCAATCGGCTGCGCGACGAGGTGAGCCGATTGGGGCTGACCCGAGGCAATCTCGCATGGGCGTCGTCCGGCCTCGATACCGGCAGGGCGGGCTACACGCTGGGCAGCACGCCACAGCCACACAACGAGGGCGACTTCACGGCACTTGGTCGCGTGGTGCGCGGCATGGACGTGGTCGATCATCTCGACATGGGTGATGCGGTCACGGCGGCGCGGATGGTGAGGTGA